From the genome of Candidatus Nitrosocosmicus oleophilus, one region includes:
- a CDS encoding LLM class flavin-dependent oxidoreductase, with the protein MKEKIGYSIGSLLKSREILEFASIVDKNENIHSIWAPESWGKEAFSTLGALSQVTKRVKLGTSIVNIYSRSPATIGMGGISLDNLSDKRVILGLGTSTFVLVENLHGIKFDKPLIRMKEYVQSIKLLLKSKKVNYHGHTVVIRNFKLLEHSRDDIPIYVAAVNPGMIKVATKYADGIILYLKPKDELKRAIKSIKIVNQNQEFMKAFVIITSVSNKDPTKAALRAARTLAFYISVSRIYYESLMKTKYKSVVERIYSDYNKYGLAESIRNITDEMLDDFVIAGSINDCNSQIKRWKKIGIDLPILQLNPVKDTNGNLNYKDFTELWK; encoded by the coding sequence ATGAAGGAAAAAATTGGTTATAGTATTGGATCATTGTTAAAGTCAAGAGAAATCCTTGAATTTGCTTCTATAGTAGATAAAAATGAAAACATTCATTCCATATGGGCTCCAGAGTCGTGGGGGAAAGAGGCGTTTTCAACCCTTGGGGCCTTATCTCAAGTTACTAAGAGAGTAAAATTAGGAACTTCTATTGTAAATATCTATTCTAGATCCCCAGCGACAATCGGTATGGGTGGAATTTCATTAGATAACTTATCTGATAAACGAGTTATTTTAGGCCTTGGCACCAGCACTTTTGTCTTGGTGGAAAACCTTCATGGTATCAAATTTGATAAGCCGTTAATCAGAATGAAAGAATACGTTCAATCGATAAAATTGTTGTTAAAATCAAAAAAAGTTAACTATCATGGACATACCGTTGTTATTAGGAATTTTAAATTGCTTGAACACTCAAGGGACGATATTCCTATCTATGTTGCTGCTGTAAATCCTGGAATGATCAAGGTAGCTACAAAGTATGCCGATGGAATTATCCTCTACCTGAAACCAAAAGATGAATTAAAGAGGGCTATTAAGAGCATCAAAATTGTTAATCAAAATCAAGAATTTATGAAGGCTTTTGTAATCATAACATCCGTTTCAAATAAAGATCCTACGAAAGCTGCTCTGAGAGCAGCCAGAACTTTAGCCTTCTATATATCAGTGAGCAGGATCTACTACGAATCGTTGATGAAAACAAAATACAAGTCAGTAGTTGAAAGAATCTACAGTGATTACAACAAATATGGTCTAGCAGAGTCAATTAGAAACATTACAGATGAGATGCTTGATGACTTTGTTATTGCAGGTTCCATAAATGATTGCAATAGTCAGATCAAACGTTGGAAAAAAATCGGTATCGATTTACCGATATTACAATTGAATCCTGTAAAAGATACTAATGGCAATCTAAACTACAAGGATTTTACAGAGTTATGGAAATAG
- the bioA gene encoding adenosylmethionine--8-amino-7-oxononanoate transaminase has protein sequence MPKSDNIWYPYTQMHDYTKYLNRRIMRSGTGFYFCDNEGNRYLDGVSNMWCNVWGFSSNRITDAMINQIRQIPHSTIFGIGNNKSIELSNKFLKLTKGMNKMFFTDNGSSAIEVALKIALQYWSNQGNLKKTSFLSLADGYHGDTIGAMSVGYVDKYFKSYKRLLLNCHVIPNPKKVTLDGIVNLEKLNVIVERTEKIIEKNAHKTAALIMESGAQLAGGVNIYPTGYQKRINEMCKKHDILLILDEIATGFGRLGNMIEYISQESVPDIVCFGKAITGGYFPLALTLTSKKIYQQFSGNLGDQKHLFHGHTYAGHPIGCTAVIENLKMYKENHLLDKIRSNSKQLKKRLQDFQQIPIVKNIRAKGLLAGFDLAVNGKPITMVDNIPINYFVMRESLKRGVLIRSLGDTMIIIPPLAIDSFSLNKIMDTQLEIVLEINKRYVG, from the coding sequence TTGCCTAAAAGTGACAACATTTGGTATCCTTATACGCAAATGCATGATTACACCAAATATCTCAATAGGAGGATTATGAGATCTGGAACTGGTTTTTATTTTTGTGATAATGAAGGTAACAGGTATCTTGACGGAGTCTCTAATATGTGGTGCAATGTTTGGGGGTTTAGCAGTAATCGAATTACGGATGCAATGATCAACCAAATCAGACAAATCCCTCACTCAACTATTTTTGGAATTGGAAATAATAAATCAATTGAGTTATCAAATAAATTCTTAAAATTAACTAAGGGCATGAACAAGATGTTTTTCACGGATAATGGTTCTTCGGCTATTGAAGTTGCCTTAAAGATTGCTCTACAATATTGGAGTAATCAGGGTAATTTGAAGAAAACCTCATTCTTATCATTGGCCGATGGTTACCACGGTGACACTATTGGTGCGATGTCAGTAGGGTATGTTGACAAATACTTTAAGAGTTACAAGAGGTTGTTATTGAATTGTCATGTTATTCCGAATCCTAAGAAGGTAACCCTAGATGGGATAGTTAATTTGGAAAAATTAAATGTAATAGTTGAAAGGACAGAAAAGATAATTGAAAAAAATGCACATAAAACAGCGGCGTTAATAATGGAAAGCGGTGCCCAATTGGCCGGAGGAGTTAATATTTACCCAACTGGTTATCAAAAGAGAATAAATGAAATGTGTAAAAAGCATGACATTTTGTTGATCTTAGACGAAATCGCCACAGGGTTTGGAAGGCTCGGAAACATGATAGAATACATATCCCAAGAAAGCGTTCCAGACATTGTATGTTTTGGCAAAGCTATTACAGGAGGCTATTTTCCCCTAGCCCTTACATTAACTTCCAAAAAAATATATCAACAATTCTCTGGTAATTTAGGAGATCAAAAACACTTATTTCACGGTCACACATATGCTGGACACCCAATTGGTTGCACAGCTGTAATTGAAAACCTGAAAATGTACAAAGAGAATCATCTTCTGGACAAGATAAGATCAAATAGCAAACAACTTAAAAAGAGGTTACAAGATTTTCAACAAATTCCAATTGTAAAAAATATCAGAGCGAAGGGATTGCTAGCAGGATTCGATCTTGCAGTTAATGGTAAACCCATTACCATGGTAGACAACATACCCATTAACTATTTTGTTATGAGAGAGTCCCTCAAAAGAGGTGTCCTTATCAGGTCTCTAGGAGACACGATGATTATCATACCCCCTTTAGCCATAGACTCATTTTCTCTTAATAAGATAATGGACACTCAATTGGAGATTGTCTTAGAAATTAATAAAAGGTATGTTGGCTAG
- a CDS encoding recombinase family protein, which produces MKYAFAYLRVSTEEQTVLNQKLAMQGWAHSHDFQILDYFEDSSISGKTAAIGRKGFQELLRIIALESVDAVLVYELSRVGRTFWDTLEAIKAIEHYTPLISCSPRETFLQTTEPSIRKLMLGILTWVAERERELLVQRTKDGIIRAKSVGKHIGRPRKILNTTDLINHLSQNKSKLKIAKELGVSKATLYKNLRNLAP; this is translated from the coding sequence ATGAAGTACGCGTTTGCTTACCTGCGAGTGAGTACAGAAGAACAGACAGTCTTAAATCAAAAGTTGGCGATGCAAGGTTGGGCTCATTCGCATGATTTTCAGATCTTGGATTATTTCGAAGACTCTTCAATTAGTGGAAAAACAGCTGCAATTGGTCGAAAGGGATTCCAAGAACTCTTGCGGATAATAGCATTAGAATCTGTCGATGCAGTTTTGGTCTATGAACTTTCAAGGGTTGGTCGTACTTTTTGGGATACTCTGGAAGCTATTAAGGCAATTGAACATTATACACCATTAATCTCCTGCTCTCCACGGGAAACTTTTCTTCAAACAACTGAACCAAGTATCAGAAAGCTTATGCTAGGCATCCTGACATGGGTCGCAGAACGTGAAAGGGAGTTGCTAGTTCAGAGAACCAAAGACGGCATTATTAGGGCCAAATCCGTGGGAAAACATATAGGAAGACCTAGAAAAATATTAAACACTACAGACTTAATTAATCACCTTTCTCAGAATAAATCTAAATTAAAGATTGCGAAGGAATTGGGAGTTTCAAAAGCAACCTTGTACAAGAATTTAAGAAATCTGGCTCCCTAG
- a CDS encoding Snf7 family protein, translated as MSFSNKWIKPQNEISNVGMKLLENIKPPSPLKPRIEEAQKRLHSQIAKLESMSAKMDEKDQIIFKRIISAMQNHDSQYAKILSNELSQIRKMNKMITSAKLALEQIQLRLNTITELGDVVVTLSPAMSVIKNIQGGLNSMIPEAGQSFGKITDILNGIMNDSGQIPTTSDINGNTSAVSEDALKIIEEASAIVEQNMKDKFPDLPNTGLDSKISESNSLY; from the coding sequence ATGTCTTTCAGCAACAAATGGATCAAACCACAAAATGAGATAAGCAATGTAGGTATGAAATTATTAGAGAACATCAAACCCCCATCACCATTGAAACCTAGAATAGAGGAGGCACAAAAGAGACTTCACTCTCAGATCGCAAAGTTGGAAAGTATGTCAGCTAAGATGGACGAGAAAGATCAAATAATATTTAAAAGAATTATTAGCGCGATGCAGAATCATGATAGTCAATATGCTAAAATCCTATCAAACGAATTATCGCAGATCAGGAAAATGAATAAGATGATTACATCAGCAAAATTGGCATTGGAACAGATACAACTTAGATTGAATACCATTACCGAACTGGGCGATGTCGTTGTTACTCTAAGCCCCGCAATGTCAGTAATAAAGAATATTCAAGGCGGATTAAATTCAATGATACCAGAAGCAGGACAGTCATTTGGAAAGATCACAGACATATTAAACGGCATTATGAATGATTCTGGGCAAATTCCAACAACTTCTGATATTAACGGAAACACTAGCGCTGTAAGTGAAGACGCTTTGAAAATAATTGAAGAAGCTAGTGCTATTGTAGAACAAAACATGAAGGACAAATTCCCTGATTTACCAAATACAGGATTAGATTCTAAGATCTCGGAAAGTAACTCTCTTTATTGA
- a CDS encoding nucleotidyltransferase family protein: MKGVILAGGFGKRLKPITDNRPKPMIEILGKPIIEWQIKLLSKNNITEIIICVGYLKEQIINHIASGNKFKVKVAYMVEEEPLGTGGALKNTQALLKDEKNGFFMINGDILTNIDFNILSHKNDYNSIAVVPLRSPYGIVDFNDQQFVTGFKEKPNIIDKWINAGIYFFNQEIFDFLPDKGNIETTALPALANEQKLKAKKFEKSFWKSIDSHKDIEESAKELSRINSK, encoded by the coding sequence TTGAAAGGAGTAATATTAGCTGGAGGGTTTGGTAAGAGACTTAAACCAATCACAGATAACCGCCCGAAACCAATGATAGAAATCTTAGGAAAACCTATTATTGAGTGGCAAATAAAACTATTATCCAAAAATAATATAACGGAAATCATCATTTGTGTTGGCTATTTGAAAGAACAAATAATAAATCATATCGCAAGTGGAAACAAGTTCAAGGTAAAGGTTGCTTATATGGTAGAAGAGGAACCATTAGGTACCGGTGGTGCTCTAAAAAATACACAAGCTCTTCTAAAGGATGAAAAAAATGGCTTCTTTATGATTAATGGCGATATATTAACCAATATAGATTTTAATATCTTGTCTCATAAGAACGATTATAACTCTATTGCAGTTGTTCCGCTCAGAAGCCCATATGGGATTGTTGATTTTAATGACCAGCAATTTGTAACTGGATTTAAGGAAAAACCGAACATAATAGATAAGTGGATTAACGCGGGTATCTATTTTTTTAACCAAGAAATTTTTGACTTCTTACCCGATAAGGGAAATATCGAAACAACAGCACTGCCTGCCTTGGCAAATGAACAAAAACTGAAAGCAAAGAAATTTGAAAAATCATTTTGGAAATCAATTGATTCTCACAAAGATATAGAAGAATCAGCTAAAGAACTATCAAGGATAAATTCAAAATAA
- the bioB gene encoding biotin synthase BioB — protein sequence MSSLTNNFVYQKMIDVFSNKKINFQEAMKLINSADLDFLADCANQITVKFGGDKVDVETLVNAKSGRCPEDCSFCSQSTFNTTKIEKYPLLTPERILAQAEEAKNNGANSFCIVCAYRSPPEQDFIQICNTIKLIKESLDIDVNTSLGFMTRDRALMLKKLGVKRYNHNLETAKSMFDKICTTHSYEDRINTAKIVKEAGLELCSGGIIGMGETIEQRVELGISLQSLNPDEVPVNMLIGREGTPLFNKFSLTEEEIIRTIATFRFLMPRAILKIAGGREVHLKKNDKKVLKAGANGIISGGYLTTKGNKHQEDIRMLKEIGLKQN from the coding sequence ATGAGTAGTTTGACGAATAACTTTGTCTACCAAAAAATGATTGATGTGTTTTCAAATAAGAAAATCAATTTTCAGGAAGCAATGAAATTAATTAATTCTGCTGATCTGGATTTCCTCGCAGATTGTGCAAATCAAATTACCGTAAAATTCGGAGGTGACAAAGTTGATGTTGAAACCTTAGTTAATGCGAAATCTGGTAGATGTCCAGAAGATTGTTCGTTTTGCTCTCAATCAACGTTTAATACAACCAAAATTGAAAAATATCCTCTATTGACTCCAGAGAGGATTTTGGCGCAAGCAGAGGAAGCTAAGAATAATGGGGCTAATAGTTTTTGTATAGTTTGTGCTTACAGGTCTCCTCCAGAACAGGACTTCATTCAAATTTGTAATACTATCAAGTTAATAAAGGAAAGTCTTGATATAGATGTCAATACATCTTTGGGTTTTATGACGAGAGATAGGGCTCTTATGTTAAAAAAGCTAGGTGTTAAAAGATACAACCATAATTTAGAAACGGCCAAGAGCATGTTTGATAAGATTTGTACTACCCATTCTTATGAAGATAGAATCAATACTGCTAAAATTGTGAAAGAAGCAGGATTGGAGTTATGTAGTGGTGGTATCATCGGGATGGGAGAGACAATCGAACAGAGGGTAGAATTGGGTATTTCTTTACAATCTCTAAATCCTGATGAAGTCCCTGTAAACATGTTAATAGGTAGAGAAGGCACTCCACTCTTTAACAAATTTTCCCTGACGGAAGAGGAAATAATTAGGACCATTGCTACATTTCGCTTTCTTATGCCCAGGGCCATTTTAAAAATTGCAGGGGGGAGGGAAGTTCATCTGAAAAAGAATGATAAGAAGGTCTTAAAAGCAGGTGCTAATGGAATAATCAGTGGGGGATACTTGACTACAAAAGGAAATAAACATCAGGAGGATATTAGAATGCTAAAAGAGATTGGGCTCAAACAAAACTAA
- the thrC gene encoding threonine synthase, translated as MEFRAKKKCINPSCGIEYSIDNDIYRCSCGFLLDIKYPDVPNRDLIEIFYQRRNFGGNIFNESGVWRYRELLNFIDVDTESLQECSKFLVSLDGSEGRSSRPYQMSKVAKYVDLPNDNLLLQPEGYNPSGSFKDNGMAAAVTHAKLLKVKKIVCASTGNTSASAAMYASNEGFECDVYIPRGEIAPGKLGQAFQFGAQVLQVDGNFDDALTLSLELASKEGGYTVNSLNPFRIEGQKTIIFRIMEHLNWNPPDWIVYPGGALGNISSCGKALMELYEWGWIKKIPRVLVVNAVGANTFYQLVNGLFEDTALKWNEGRVNTDLIDRFYLNQQENNIVPKTQATAIQIGKPANIIKALRTIEFTNGIVEQVQDIDMMDGMAIVGLNGFDCEMASGSVPAGIMKLREKELIKKDEIVVGVLTGRQKDPSIAIQYHLSKSNKYSRPPRELVN; from the coding sequence ATGGAATTTAGAGCAAAAAAAAAGTGTATTAATCCATCCTGCGGAATAGAATATTCCATAGATAATGATATTTATCGTTGCTCTTGCGGTTTTCTTTTAGATATAAAGTATCCAGATGTCCCAAATAGAGACTTAATTGAAATATTTTACCAACGACGTAACTTTGGAGGGAATATATTTAATGAAAGTGGGGTATGGCGATATAGAGAATTATTAAATTTTATTGATGTTGATACTGAGAGCTTGCAAGAATGTTCCAAATTTTTGGTTTCATTGGATGGTTCGGAAGGCAGATCATCAAGACCTTACCAAATGAGTAAGGTTGCAAAGTACGTTGATTTACCTAATGACAATTTACTTCTTCAACCTGAGGGTTATAACCCGAGTGGGTCCTTTAAGGATAATGGAATGGCAGCTGCAGTCACACATGCAAAATTGTTGAAGGTTAAGAAAATAGTTTGCGCCTCTACTGGAAATACTTCAGCATCTGCAGCAATGTACGCCTCAAATGAAGGATTTGAGTGTGATGTTTACATCCCCAGGGGTGAAATAGCTCCAGGGAAGCTTGGTCAAGCTTTTCAATTTGGCGCTCAAGTACTTCAAGTGGATGGTAATTTTGATGATGCTCTGACATTATCTTTAGAATTGGCCTCGAAGGAAGGCGGATATACCGTCAATTCATTGAATCCTTTTAGAATTGAAGGTCAAAAAACCATAATATTTCGGATAATGGAACATCTAAATTGGAACCCGCCTGATTGGATCGTATATCCCGGAGGAGCTCTAGGTAATATATCCAGTTGTGGTAAGGCGCTTATGGAGCTCTACGAATGGGGCTGGATAAAAAAGATACCTCGCGTTTTAGTAGTCAATGCTGTGGGTGCAAATACTTTCTATCAACTAGTAAATGGATTGTTTGAGGATACAGCGTTAAAATGGAATGAAGGTAGAGTTAATACCGATCTCATTGACCGATTTTACTTAAATCAACAAGAAAATAATATTGTACCTAAGACTCAAGCGACGGCAATTCAGATCGGGAAACCTGCTAACATAATTAAAGCATTGAGAACAATCGAGTTTACAAATGGCATTGTAGAACAAGTTCAGGATATAGATATGATGGACGGAATGGCCATAGTGGGGTTGAATGGATTTGACTGTGAAATGGCATCAGGATCTGTTCCAGCAGGAATAATGAAGTTACGCGAAAAGGAATTAATAAAGAAAGATGAGATCGTTGTAGGAGTACTAACAGGCAGGCAAAAGGATCCATCGATCGCAATTCAATATCATCTGTCTAAATCCAATAAATATTCTCGACCGCCTCGTGAACTAGTTAATTGA
- a CDS encoding aminotransferase class I/II-fold pyridoxal phosphate-dependent enzyme, with the protein MGSNKTNTLYFQKKLRELRKEDLYRELRVIEEFSNIGKGARVLGVNNFSSNDYLGLSMNTFLRRNLRKLHISRVSQCSSRLISGNTESLENLEKALSKHRKTQSSLLYPTGFMANLGVIGCVSDKETIIYSDELNHASIIDGCKLTPSKIHPFPHNNIDELEKSIKKHGNKRKIIVTEGIFSMDGDMANLTEITRISNEHNCILIVDDSHGDFIIGNSRLKDYGGTPSYFGVNKAIDIHISSLSKGLGCFGGYVSCSKLVRDYLINKSRPFIFTSALPDSLAEIATMSLQIAKIGNLQTKLYRNIEYFHKIANEQKINSRNIEKSPIIPLLIGSEKKALEVSKKLLRRHFFVHAIRYPTVKRNEARLRISLNTNHNPEQIYTLLENIAKLLRD; encoded by the coding sequence TTGGGCTCAAACAAAACTAATACACTTTATTTTCAAAAGAAGTTAAGAGAGTTACGAAAGGAGGATCTATACAGAGAGCTCCGAGTTATTGAAGAATTCTCAAACATAGGAAAAGGAGCTAGAGTACTGGGCGTAAATAATTTTTCTTCTAACGATTATTTGGGTTTATCTATGAATACCTTCTTAAGAAGAAATTTAAGAAAATTACATATTTCAAGAGTTTCACAATGTAGCTCAAGATTAATTAGCGGAAATACGGAAAGTTTAGAAAACCTGGAGAAAGCCCTATCAAAGCATAGGAAAACCCAATCATCTTTGCTCTATCCAACAGGATTCATGGCAAATTTAGGAGTCATAGGATGTGTCTCGGATAAAGAAACTATTATTTATAGTGATGAATTGAATCATGCGAGCATAATAGACGGATGCAAGTTGACCCCAAGCAAAATTCATCCCTTCCCTCATAATAATATAGATGAACTAGAAAAGAGTATAAAAAAACATGGTAACAAACGAAAAATAATAGTAACTGAAGGTATATTCAGTATGGACGGCGATATGGCCAACTTAACTGAAATTACACGGATTTCAAATGAACATAATTGCATACTCATAGTTGACGACTCACATGGAGACTTTATTATAGGTAACAGCAGGTTAAAGGATTATGGCGGAACACCAAGCTATTTCGGAGTTAATAAAGCAATTGATATTCATATAAGTAGTCTGAGCAAGGGACTAGGTTGCTTCGGAGGTTATGTTAGCTGTTCAAAGTTAGTAAGAGACTACTTAATTAATAAATCAAGACCATTTATTTTTACCTCTGCACTTCCAGATTCCTTGGCCGAAATAGCTACGATGTCTTTGCAAATTGCAAAGATTGGAAATCTCCAGACAAAGTTATATAGAAATATTGAGTATTTTCACAAAATAGCCAATGAACAAAAAATCAACAGCCGAAATATCGAAAAAAGTCCGATAATACCACTTTTGATTGGTTCTGAAAAAAAAGCCTTAGAAGTTTCTAAAAAATTATTAAGACGGCATTTCTTTGTTCATGCAATACGATATCCAACTGTCAAGAGAAATGAGGCACGATTAAGAATATCGTTAAATACAAATCATAATCCAGAACAGATCTATACCTTATTAGAGAATATTGCAAAGCTACTCAGAGATTAA
- a CDS encoding thiolase family protein, translating to MEIAIDSTNTQKFTKASDFTPAELASKSIVDLLEKTQIQKDEIDGLIVSSSSNDLYLGNIVSEMIGIRPKFSTKVENLCNSGTSGIMLAYSLIKSELCNAVLVTGAEKQDSQGNKLTWDTSRGQYDMPIHWASLYAQNHFRKYGTTEEDLAIVSLKNHASANKNKNALFYDKQFTYSSIINSKMMVEPLKKFDCCYPCEGSSSILLLSEAKAKRTEVPVWIRGISQNNQGASFGSISNDLDSIISTRIAAREAFEQSKLTPKHIDIVEIHDAFTILELLAYEDLGFVEKGQGRKIIKENTLYTNVRGGLLGCGHPIGATGIDQTNEIVLQLQGRAGLRQKEGCKHGLVHNMAAAGTSTTVIILEK from the coding sequence ATGGAAATAGCAATTGATTCTACCAATACTCAAAAATTTACTAAGGCTTCAGATTTTACTCCTGCTGAGTTAGCTAGTAAATCCATAGTGGATCTACTTGAGAAAACACAAATTCAAAAGGATGAAATAGATGGTCTAATTGTATCTAGTAGCTCAAACGATTTATATTTGGGTAACATTGTATCGGAAATGATAGGCATCAGACCAAAATTTTCTACCAAGGTCGAAAATCTATGTAATTCAGGGACCAGTGGTATTATGTTAGCCTACTCATTGATAAAATCGGAATTATGTAACGCAGTATTAGTAACAGGCGCAGAAAAGCAAGACAGTCAAGGTAACAAGCTAACTTGGGATACCTCAAGAGGACAATACGACATGCCAATTCACTGGGCATCACTATATGCCCAAAACCACTTTCGAAAGTATGGAACAACTGAGGAAGATCTAGCCATTGTTTCTTTGAAAAATCATGCCAGTGCAAATAAGAACAAAAATGCGTTATTCTATGACAAACAATTTACTTATTCATCAATAATTAATTCAAAAATGATGGTAGAACCCTTAAAAAAGTTTGACTGTTGTTATCCCTGCGAGGGATCTTCGTCAATACTCCTCTTATCAGAAGCGAAGGCAAAGAGGACTGAAGTACCGGTTTGGATCAGAGGTATTTCCCAGAATAACCAAGGCGCTAGCTTTGGATCTATTTCAAATGACCTTGATTCCATAATATCTACGAGAATAGCTGCAAGAGAGGCTTTTGAACAATCGAAATTGACACCCAAACACATTGATATCGTGGAGATACACGATGCGTTTACAATTCTTGAGCTCTTGGCCTACGAAGACTTGGGGTTTGTCGAAAAGGGTCAGGGAAGAAAAATAATAAAAGAAAACACACTTTATACTAACGTGAGGGGAGGGCTACTTGGATGCGGCCATCCCATCGGTGCGACTGGGATTGATCAGACCAACGAAATAGTGCTACAATTACAAGGAAGGGCAGGTTTAAGACAAAAAGAAGGCTGTAAGCATGGTCTGGTTCACAATATGGCCGCCGCAGGTACCTCCACTACAGTAATAATTCTTGAAAAATAA
- a CDS encoding asparagine synthase C-terminal domain-containing protein — protein sequence MLDLCREFRELLQCVCTNSPGESILLSGGLDSSILLNYMHPREAITISIDQYSSDYRYSSKIAEKYEINHNIVMPSIKAILENLEELIMDFKTFDPIFLRNSVVQLLGFKEARRLKANSIILGDGADELFGGYNFLGKYLKTPEILQSRLNKIVQNMEFVSFALAKKYDLCTTTPFLDDNIIKFSQTLSVNEKIAIHKNMIYGKFFLRSCFKEILGYEIAWRRKEALESGSGISKIGTYLENCITDTDYIEGYRKAQNEGVMIRSKEHMYYYQKYRKFFDPPIHQTGDQPEKSKRCPSCNIIFIWNGSFCKTCGAYPV from the coding sequence TTGTTAGACTTATGTAGAGAATTCCGGGAACTTCTGCAATGTGTATGCACTAATTCCCCTGGTGAATCTATACTGCTTTCTGGAGGATTAGATAGTAGTATCCTTCTGAATTATATGCATCCCAGAGAAGCCATAACAATATCCATCGATCAATATTCTTCCGATTATCGATATTCTAGCAAAATAGCAGAGAAATATGAAATCAATCATAACATTGTAATGCCAAGTATTAAAGCAATCTTAGAAAACTTGGAGGAGCTGATAATGGACTTTAAGACATTTGACCCAATATTTCTAAGAAATAGCGTAGTTCAACTTTTAGGATTTAAAGAGGCTAGACGGTTAAAAGCGAATTCGATTATTCTAGGGGATGGGGCAGATGAACTTTTTGGAGGCTATAATTTTCTGGGTAAATACCTTAAGACTCCTGAGATTTTGCAATCAAGATTAAACAAAATAGTTCAAAATATGGAGTTTGTATCATTTGCATTAGCTAAAAAGTATGATCTCTGTACAACAACCCCGTTTCTTGATGATAACATCATTAAGTTTAGTCAGACTTTATCGGTGAATGAAAAAATCGCCATACATAAAAACATGATATACGGAAAATTTTTTTTGAGAAGTTGTTTTAAAGAAATATTGGGATACGAGATTGCCTGGAGAAGAAAGGAGGCACTAGAAAGTGGCTCAGGAATAAGCAAGATAGGAACTTATTTAGAAAATTGTATTACGGATACAGACTACATCGAAGGATATAGAAAGGCACAGAACGAGGGGGTCATGATTAGATCTAAAGAACATATGTATTATTATCAAAAATACAGAAAATTTTTTGACCCACCCATTCATCAAACCGGGGACCAACCTGAAAAATCTAAGAGATGTCCCTCCTGTAATATAATATTTATTTGGAATGGAAGTTTTTGCAAGACTTGCGGTGCTTATCCAGTATAA